One genomic region from bacterium encodes:
- a CDS encoding metallophosphoesterase, protein MLAASAAFAALGACSPSDPAPRPHPNGSFLAVGDTGEPWGALPFLFEPQLAVGHALARVHEAFPTDAFVLLGDNFYPDGLTEEEVLPRVVENVALPYCAFVRPSPELQSALGGACEPPPDPPPLYAVIGNHDVRAAESPDLQRTRVPQLLTNWEVPTTDAPAVRELPGGLSLIFVVSESPWGDAETAALADALRRARGPFRVIVGHRPPITGHPQLSGMVRNAARDAGIPVHAYVAGHVHVLGAIPSAVPGAAPSLTVIAGSGAHAELQTSTEYRIEAPDFLEASIGFVRFDSFLGEPEPKLRVTLYRVAPLPLIARLRAPEIAARYAIGLAGEVSNEPTTAD, encoded by the coding sequence GTGCTCGCCGCGTCCGCCGCGTTCGCGGCCCTCGGCGCTTGCTCGCCCTCCGATCCGGCTCCGCGTCCGCATCCGAACGGGTCCTTTCTCGCGGTCGGCGATACGGGCGAACCCTGGGGCGCTCTGCCGTTCCTGTTCGAGCCCCAGCTCGCCGTTGGTCACGCGCTCGCACGCGTCCACGAGGCTTTCCCCACCGACGCCTTCGTCCTTCTCGGCGACAACTTCTATCCCGACGGCTTGACCGAGGAAGAGGTCCTGCCGCGGGTCGTCGAGAACGTGGCCCTTCCCTACTGCGCGTTCGTGCGTCCCTCACCCGAGCTCCAATCGGCGCTCGGCGGAGCGTGCGAGCCGCCCCCCGACCCGCCGCCGCTCTACGCCGTGATCGGCAACCACGACGTACGGGCCGCGGAGAGTCCGGACCTCCAGCGAACGCGCGTTCCGCAGCTCCTCACGAACTGGGAGGTGCCGACGACGGACGCCCCGGCGGTTCGCGAGCTGCCGGGCGGTCTGAGCCTGATCTTCGTCGTCTCCGAGTCGCCCTGGGGCGACGCCGAGACCGCAGCCCTCGCGGACGCGCTCCGGCGGGCACGGGGCCCGTTCCGCGTGATCGTCGGACACCGTCCGCCGATCACGGGCCACCCCCAGCTCTCGGGCATGGTCCGGAACGCCGCGCGGGACGCCGGGATCCCGGTACACGCCTACGTAGCGGGACACGTTCACGTCCTCGGTGCGATCCCTTCCGCGGTTCCCGGCGCAGCGCCTTCGCTCACGGTGATCGCGGGCTCCGGCGCCCACGCCGAGCTGCAGACCTCGACCGAGTATCGGATCGAGGCACCGGATTTCCTCGAGGCGAGCATCGGCTTCGTTCGTTTCGACTCGTTCCTGGGCGAGCCGGAACCGAAGCTTCGGGTGACGCTCTACCGGGTCGCACCGCTCCCGCTGATCGCGCGACTCCGCGCGCCGGAGATCGCCGCGCGCTACGCGATCGGCCTGGCCGGCGAGGTCTCGAACGAGCCGACGACCGCGG
- a CDS encoding LLM class flavin-dependent oxidoreductase, which yields MAIPRGGRRMRIGAFLSGTGGNMGSWRHPDAVLDGAINYDHYVSMTRRAEAAKLDFVFFGDGLYISEKSHPNFLTRFEPLTLLAALAPVTSHIGLVATLSTTYSEPFNVARQFGTIDLLSKGRAGWNIVTSPLEGTAANYGRSDHPDHDLRYRMANEFVDVTEGLWRSWEEGAFVRDRESGRFIDASKMHALDHRGEFYSVAGPLNLTRSAQGQPILFQAGASEAGRSFAAARADAIFSVSPTVETAKQFRADIRARAAKNGRPPESVLILNDVGPVVGRTTAEAEEKFRAIGELVDVDTALAYLGRFFQDIDWSGYDLDAPFPDLGDTGHGGWQSASDGIKKRAEKEGMTLREVALATTTPRHPFIGTAVEIADTMQAWFEADAVDGFMLDCPVLPTGLDEFADEVVPILVERGLFRRDYETDTLRGNLGLA from the coding sequence ATGGCGATTCCTCGAGGCGGACGACGGATGCGGATCGGCGCGTTCCTCTCGGGAACCGGTGGGAACATGGGTTCCTGGCGTCATCCGGACGCGGTCCTCGACGGCGCGATCAACTACGACCACTACGTGTCGATGACCCGGCGCGCGGAGGCGGCGAAGCTCGACTTCGTGTTCTTCGGGGACGGGCTCTACATCTCCGAGAAGTCCCACCCGAATTTCCTGACACGCTTCGAGCCTCTGACGCTCCTCGCCGCGCTCGCGCCGGTGACGTCGCATATCGGACTCGTCGCGACGCTCTCGACCACCTACAGCGAGCCCTTCAACGTCGCCCGTCAGTTCGGGACGATCGATCTCCTCTCGAAGGGGCGCGCGGGCTGGAACATCGTGACGTCGCCCCTCGAAGGGACCGCCGCGAACTACGGGCGCTCGGACCACCCGGACCACGATCTCCGCTACCGGATGGCGAACGAGTTCGTGGACGTGACCGAGGGGCTGTGGCGGTCGTGGGAGGAGGGGGCCTTCGTCCGCGACCGCGAGAGCGGTCGATTCATCGACGCGTCGAAGATGCACGCGCTCGACCACCGCGGCGAGTTCTACTCCGTCGCCGGTCCGCTCAACCTGACGCGCTCGGCGCAGGGGCAGCCGATCCTCTTCCAGGCCGGGGCCTCGGAAGCCGGTCGGAGCTTCGCGGCGGCGCGGGCCGACGCGATCTTCAGCGTGTCGCCGACCGTCGAGACGGCCAAGCAGTTTCGCGCCGACATCCGGGCACGCGCTGCGAAAAATGGGCGCCCTCCGGAGTCGGTGCTGATCCTGAACGACGTCGGCCCCGTCGTCGGCCGGACGACGGCGGAGGCCGAGGAGAAGTTCCGCGCAATCGGCGAGCTCGTGGACGTGGACACGGCCCTCGCCTACCTGGGGCGCTTCTTCCAGGACATCGACTGGTCGGGATACGACCTCGACGCGCCCTTCCCGGACCTCGGCGATACCGGCCACGGCGGTTGGCAGAGCGCCTCCGACGGGATCAAGAAGCGCGCCGAGAAGGAAGGCATGACGCTTCGCGAGGTCGCCCTCGCGACGACGACGCCCCGCCATCCCTTCATCGGGACCGCCGTCGAGATCGCCGACACGATGCAGGCCTGGTTCGAGGCCGACGCGGTCGACGGTTTCATGCTCGACTGCCCGGTCCTGCCGACCGGCCTCGACGAGTTCGCCGACGAGGTCGTCCCGATCCTGGTCGAGCGGGGGCTCTTTCGCCGCGACTACGAGACGGACACCCTACGCGGGAACCTCGGGCTGGCCTAG